The following DNA comes from Mycobacteroides immunogenum.
GCCGCCTGCAGCTGCGGCTGATGCGCGGACCCAACTTCGCCATCGCACGCAAGGCCGGGATCGACAAGACCGAGCCGCAGTTCAAGGCCCGCAGCATCTAGCGCGTGAGCAACACGACGCCCCACTCCGTAGAATTGCTTGTGCGTCCAGCTCTTGAAGGATCTTGCTTCGCTCGCTAGGCCGCGGGTACGCAGTCGCGCAGCTCGGGCGCCATCCCGTAGGGGCCCCACATCTGCCGCTCGGCGTCTTGGCGCGCCTCGCCCTCGTTACTTCCGCGGCCGATCACCGTGCCCGCCCATTGCTTCATCCCAAACCCCATTCCGGGCATGCCACCCGGGCCAAAACCAGGCGGGCCGAAGTTGTTATCGGCATACACCTGGCATTGGACCGCGACTGGGCCGTTCCCTGGCGCTGCCGACACAATCGGCGCAGCGAACATGGACAACGCCAAACCGAACCCCGCCGCCATCGAACAGATCGTTCGCATGGATCTCCTCCCTCACTCTGTGCCAGTAGTTTGCCACAGGGTGAGTAATACGCGCACTACCGGTTCGCGGACCAGATCTACGGGGTCGCTACCTGCTGCTGAGGTGCCCGTGCGCGGCGGCCACATCGGGATGGGCCCGCAGCCGGCTCTTCCAGGCGTTCTCGCCATAGGTGGCGTGAATCGGATCGCCCGGATCAGCACGTACACCGCGCGCCCGGTCCCGCAACTCCCGTGGCAGCTCCAGCGCCGGAATATGCGCATCCAGCCTCGGATTGAAGAAGTAGGCGACAGACGTGCGCGGCGCCCCGGTGAGAATCACCCGGTGCCGAGTAGCGCGCAGATATCCACCACTGGCGCGCTCAAGCAACTCTCCGATGTTGACGATGAACGCACCCGAGCGCCCCGGGGCATCCAGCCACGTCCCGTCCACCTCAACCTGCAGGCCTGCGACATCGGGCTCGGCCAACAGCAGGGTCAGCACACCGGAATCCCGGTGCGCACCCACGCCCTGGTCGCTGGACCCAACCGCCGGATACCGGATGACCTTGATCAGCGTCGCCGGTTCGGCCCCAAATGCCTCGTCGAAGAAGTCACCATCGGCCCCTAAGGCAATGGCCCACTCCTTCAGTAGTTTTCGCCCCACCTCCGCCAGCGCCACATCCCAGCTCTCGAGCGCCGCTCTCAACTCAGGGACTGCCTCCGGCCACTGATTGGGTCCTTGTAACCACATGTAGTCGCGGTCTCGTACCGTCTCACTGGCGGCGCGCTCGGGTCCCACATCGATCTGCTCACGCCAGTCGGTACGCCCACCGGTCAGCTCGCCACCCAGCCGGGTGAAGCCGCGGAAATGTGGGCTTCGGACCATCGCGATGGCGTCCTTATCCTGCTCTGGGAGAGCGAAAAGCCGGCCGGCGGCCGACAGCACCTGGTCCACCAGCCCCGGCGAAACACCGTGCCCAGTGAGGTAAAAGAAACCGACGTCGTGTGTGACCTCGCGCAGGGCCGCACGTAGCTGGTTCGGATCGCCGGACAGGTCGACTACGGGAAGCTCACCCACGCGTCCATGCTCCTCCGCAAACCTGGAAGGGACCACCGTCTTGAACGCCGTGAGGAAATATCACAAGTACGATGGCCAAACCGCCGGGCGAGAGGGACGCACAGGGGAATGACGTCATCGGAGAGACCCCCACCAGATGCGGGTAGCCAGCAGGCCGGGGACCTAGCACCGGGGACGACCGTATCCGGATACCAGATTGAACGCGTCCTCGGCCGCGGCGGCATGGGTACCGTCTATCTGGCCGCGAATCCGAATCTGCAACGTTCCGAGGCCCTGAAGATCCTCAGCGCCCAAGCCTCGCGCGACCCCGCCTTCCGGGCGCGGTTCATGCGGGAAGCATCGCTCGCCGCATCCCTGGACCACCCGAACATCGTCACAGTGCACAACCGCGGCGAGACTCCACAGGGTGATCTCTGGATCGCGATGCAGTACGTGCAGGGCAGCGATGCGCATTCGGAATCGGTGAACGGGCGTGTGTCGTTGACCCGGGCCGTTCACATCGTTAGCGAAGTCGCCAAGGCGCTCGACTATCTGCACGCCCGCGGTCTGGTGCACCGCGACGTGAAGCCGGCCAACATCCTGCTATCCGAGGGTGACCGACGAATCATGCTGGGCGACTTCGGCGTTGCCCGCGCACTTGATGACAGCAGCAGCGTCACCTCGGCAGGTAATGTGACGGCCACTATCGCGTATGCCGCACCGGAGGTCCTGTCCGGCGCGGCCGTCGATGGCCGAGCCGACGTGTATGCCTTGGGCTGCACGCTCTTTCGCATGGTCACCGGTCAACCGCCATTCGGATCCGGCAACTCCCTGCCCGCCCTCATCAATGCGCACCTTTCGACGCCCCCGCCCCGGATCTCCCAGTTCGCGCCGGTACCCGAGTCAATGGACGGGCTGATTGCCAAGGCAATGGCCAAGAATCCCGCTGACCGTTACCAGAGCGCCGGCGAGTTCGCGTCGGCCGCTCAGCAGATCCTGGCAGATCCGGCGCAGCACCGCCAGACGGTGGCACAGCCCGTACCCGCCCCGGCACCTCCGCCAGCCCCGGCACCACATCTTGTGCAGACCACCACATCCCCAGTCACAGCCGACACTGAGCGAACCATGGTCAGACACAAGCGAATTGTTGCCATCGTCGGCGCCATTGTGCTGGTTGTCGCATCCTCTGTCGTGGCGGTCCTGATCTGGCCGCGCCAGCACAATGGCACTCATACTCGGCCGGAATCCGCGCCCAGCGCGGCCAACGTAAGGCCCGGTGAATCGTTGGCCGGGCAACCCAATGCCGTCCTCGACAGCTTGCTACCCGGACAGTTCGACTATCCCGAGGGGTGGGAGAAGAATCCGTCACCGACCTTCAAATCGGGCGAGTTCAATCCTGCCGTTCCGCCCGGATCGGCCACCAACATCGGGGGAACCCCGGTGGGCTGCAACACTATTGATCCCATCTGGGCACTCCGCCCGAAGGGTCGCGAGACATCCACGCTGTACCTACGGGATCGGAAGAACCCCGAGCGCGAAATCCTGATCCGGGTGGTTCCGGCGGCAGACGCGTTGTCGGCCGACGGCGGCTCAGACACGCTGAAGAGATGCGATGCGATCGCGTACATCATTCCCGGCGGCACCACCACCTGGCGATGCTCCTTCGAATTCGACGAGCCAAATCCTGTTCAGAACAGCCAAAAAGAGCTCACCACAACGGAATCATGCTTTATGTTCCCCTCGGGAGCCAACGGCATTCGGCAACACGTGTCTTTCAACATCGTGCGCGGACTACTTGTGTACATCCTGGCCAGCGGCGCCTCCAACCGGAACGACGCGGCAGGGTCCCTCAACGCCACCACGCTGAGCTTCGCGACCACCATGAAGATCCTGCGTTACGGCCGCTAAGCCTTAGGCGTCCAGGGCTTGAGCCAGTCGGTGGGCTCCCAGCCCTCGGCCGCGGCAAGTAGCTCGTACATCGTTGCGCCGTCGATTGTTTCGCGAATGATGTCGGCATGGCCGGCATGGCGCGCCAGTTCCTCAACGATATGCAGCGCCACCCAACGCACATTCCAGGCGTCGATGTCCTTGGGGAACCAGGGTGCGGACGGGATCGGTACCGGAGTGTCCAGGCCCTTGTCTTTGACCGCGGCGAGCGTCGCCGCGCTCTGCGCACCGAATGCCGCCAACGCCCCGGCGAGCGTCTCGTCCTCGCCCAAGGCGAACTCGTCATCGGCACGCTGATGGTCGGTTCCGGGACCGGGAGCCGACACGATCCGGTCCGTCCAGCCGGCCTGCATGTGGGTGACATGCTTGATCAACCCGCCAATGGATAGCGTGCCCGCCGTCGGAGTCAGGCGAGCCTGCTCGTCAGTCAAGCCGAAAGCCACGATCCGGAAAGCGTCTTGCTGCTGCGCGATGTACTCGATCAGGCCGTCCAACTCGGTCAGAACGGGTGGGGGCATGGCAGGCATACAAGGTCCTCTCATGGGCGGTGAGCTGGCATGCATAAGCGAACACCACGGGTCCGACATCACTCTTCGAAGCGCCAAAAAACAGCCCCTGACCTGCGATATCGAATTGTGATGACAGACACAAGGTCAGGACTTTTGTCATCCGCTGAGCGGCGGTATAGTTCAGTTGTTACCGGTGGGTAACTTAATCGGAAGTAAGAACCCAACCGAATACTCAGAACAGCCCCACGAGAAAAGGCAATGACGCACATGGGCCACTACAAGTCGAACGTCCGCGACCTGGAGTTCAACCTCTTCGAGCTCTTCAAGATCCAGCAGGTATTCGGGGGCGAAGAATTCCCCGAGCTGGACGAAGACACCGCTCGCACCTTCCTTGCCGAAATGCGCACCCTCGCCGAAGGACCGCTGGCCGATTCGTTCGCCGAGGGCGACCGCAACCCACCGGTCTTCGATCCGGAGACCCACTCGGTCGCCATCCCCGAGCCCTTCAAGAAGTCCGTCAAGGCCATCACCGAAGCCGGCTGGGATCGCCTCGGCCTGATCGAAGAGCTCGGCGGCAGCCCGGTTCCCCGCTCGCTGATGTGGGCCGTTCAGGAGATGATCCTGGGCGCCAACCCCGCCGTCTGGATGTACAGCGGCGGTGCCGGTTTCGCGCAGATCTTCTACAACGTCGCCACCGATGAGCAGAAGAAGTGGGCCGAATTCGCCGCCGAGCGCGGCTGGGGCGCCACCATGGTGCTCACCGAGCCCGACGCCGGTTCGGACGTGGGCGCCGGACGCACCAAGGCCATCAAGCAGGAGGACGGCTCCTGGCACATCGAGGGTGTGAAGCGCTTCATCACCTCGGCCGATTCGGACGACATGTTCGAGAACATCATGCACCTGGTGCTGGCCCGCCCCGAGGGCGCCGGCCCCGGCACCAAGGGCCTGTCGCTGTTCTTCGTGCCGAAGTTCATCCCGAACTTCGAGACCGGCGAGCCGGGCGAGCGCAACGGTGCCTTTGTCACCAATGTCGAACACAAGATGGGCCTGAAGGTTTCGGCCACCTGTGAGCTGAGCTTCGGTCAGCACGGCGTACCCGCCAAGGGCTGGCTGGTCGGCGAGGTGCACAACGGCATCGCGCAGATGTTCGATGTCATCGAGCAGGCCCGCATGATGGTGGGCACCAAGGCCATTGCCACCCTGTCGACCGGCTACCTGAACGCGCTGGAGTACGCCAAGACCCGCGTGCAGGGTGCGGACATGACACAGCTGACCGACAAGACCGCTCCCCGTGTCACCATCACGCACCACCCGGACGTGCGCCGCTCGCTGATGACCCAGAAGGTTTACGCCGAGGGTCTGCGTGCGCTGTACCTGTACGCCACCACCTTCCAGGACGCCGTGGCCGCCAAGGCCATCAACGGCGTCGAGGCTGCGGATGCGGTCAAGCTCAACGACCTGCTGCTGCCGATCATCAAGGGTGTGGGCTCCGAGCGCGCCTACGAGAAGCTCACCGAGAGCCTGCAGACCTTCGGTGGCTCCGGCTTCCTGCAGGACTACCCGATTGAGCAGTACATCCGCGACGCCAAGATCGACTCGCTGTATGAGGGCACCACCGCGATCCAGGCCCAGGACTTCTTCTTCCGGAAGATCGTCAAGGACCAGGGCAAGTCGCTGGCCTTCGTTTCCGGCCAGATCGAGGAGTTCGTCAAGAGCGAGACCGGCAACGGTCGCCTCAAGGCCGAGCGTGCGCTGCTCGCTACGGCGCTGGAGGACGTGCAGGCCATGGCGGCGGGCATGACCGGCAACCTGATGGCCGCACAGCAGGAGATCACCCAGGTCTACAAGGTCGGTACGGCCTCTGTGCGCTTCCTGATGAGCGTCGGCGATCTGCTGATCGGCTGGCTGCTGCAGCGTCAGGCTGCCGTCGCCATCGAGGCGCTGGACGCCGGCGCCACCGGTGCCGACAAGGCCTTCTACGAGGGCAAGATCGCGGCCGCCTCGTTCTTCGCCAAGAACATGCTGCCCGTGCTGACCTCGACTCGCGCCATCCTGGACAACGTCGACAACGACATCATGGAGCTCGACGAAGCCGCTTTCTGATCGATTCAGTCGCGAAAGCCCCCGTTTCCACTGGAGACGGGGGCTTCGTGCATTCCGGTGTATCGCCGTTGTCAGACCGCGCATAGGGTTGCCGTATGCCTCGTTACTACCGCGACCAGCAGGCGTGGAAAGACCTCCAGATGTTCCTCCCCGAGCGGCTGCGCCTGGACGAATCGACGGCGCCGCAGGAGGAATTCTGGCTCTATTGCCATGAATGTGGGTCGGGTGGGGTGTGCTATGTCTCGCGTGGCGGAGTGGTCTGGGCGCACGGGTAGCTCATAGGTTCGAAAGCTCCTACACCTCGTACCAAGGAGCTTGCCCGTGCGCGCGACCACTTTACTCAACCGTGTCCTCGACCTGCCGAAGACCACGGTCCGCGACGTCGAGTGCGGCGACAAGGTGACGGTGTGGGTGCGCCCGCAACAGCGGGTGATGTCCTGTCCGCATTGCGATTTCCGTACCCGGCACCGCTACGACACACGGATGGTGGATTCGGCGTGGCGGCACCTGGACCTCAGTGGGCGGGTATGTGTGCTCAAACTGCGGCGACGTCGGTTGCGCTGCCCCGAGCACGGTGTCCTGGCCGAGTCAGTGCCGTTCGCGCGGCCGGGATCGGGGTTCACCCGCGACTTCGAGGACCTTGCGGTCTGGCTGGCCGCCAAGTGTGACAAGAAGACGGTGTCGACGTTCTGCCGCGTCACGTGGCGCACCGTCGGGGCGATGTGTTCGCGCGTCGTGGCCGAGAAACTGGACCCCGACCGGCTGGCCGGGCTGGTCGACATCGGCGTCGATGAGATCTCCTGGCGCAAGCACCACAAGTATTTGACTTTGGTGTCCGACCACGACACCGGCACAATCGTGTGGGGTGCGCCGGGCAAGAAGGCAGCCACTCTCGACGCGTTCTTCACCGCGGCCCTACCCGCCGATGGCGCGAAGAAGATCGAGGCCGTGTCGATGGACCTCGGGCCGGCATTCGCGAAATCCGTTCGCGCACATGCCCCGCAGGCGGTGATCTGCTTCGATCCGTTCCATGTCGTCAAACTAGCCACCGACGCCCTCGACGACGTTCGCCGTCAGGTATGGCAGTCCGCGCGCAAACTGTCGGACAAGCAGATCGCCAAAACCTACAAGGGAGCCCGCTGGGCGCTGCTGAAGAACCCCGAATCCCTCACCGACACACAGAAAGCCACCCTCGCCCAGCTCAAACGCGAGGGCGGCGCACTGGTCCGCGCCTACGAACTGAAGGAATCGCTGCGGGCGGTGTTCGCCGGGGATCTTGACGCCGACACCGTCACCGACATGCTCGGGAAATGGTGCTCATGGGCGCAGCGGTGCCGGATCCCGCAGTTCGTCAAGGTCGGCCGAACCATCAACAAACACCTCGATGGCATCCAAGCCGCGGTGGAGCGCGGACTGGCCAACGGCCGCCACGAAGGGCTCAACAACAAGGTCCGGTTGATCATCCGCAGGGCCTACGGCTTCCACAACGCCGAGAACGCGCTCGCCATGATCATGCTCGTCTGCGGACCGGTGACCCTCGAACTCCCATACCACACATGAGGTCATCCACATTCATGGCAATAGAGCCGGAATTCTGGGATTGGCACGGCAATCAGGTGCACCTCGACCGGTATACCAATGCCGCGGCACCGGTCAAGGTGGTGTTGCTGCACGGGGTAGGCACCAACGGCCGCCAGATGTCACTGATTCTTGGTGCGCCGTTGGCGCGCAGAGGCTACGAGACGGTCGCGATCGACAACCTGGGCTACGGCCTGACCGATGTGGCGCCCGGCACGGTGCCGGGATACGGCGATTGGGTGGACCTGGTGGTCGACTTCCTGGACTACGAGCGGCGCCGCGATGTGCGCCCCATCGTGCTGTACGGCCTCAGTGCCGGCGGCATGCTCGCCTACCACGTGGCCGCCAAGGCGCCACGCGACACAGTACGCGGGATCATCGGCATGACGTTCCTGGATCAGCGGGTGCGCGAGGTGGCCGACGGGACCGCGCATGATCTGTTGACGGCGCGTGTGGGCGTCCCGTTCCTACGGCTCGCGGCCAAGACGCCGGCCCGTCGGGTGCGCTACCCCATGTGGCTGGCCGCGAAGATGAGCACGCTTGCCAACAACCGCGCGGCGATGAAGGTCTTCATGAAGGACCGCACATCGGCCGCCAACTGGGTCAGTGTGAAGTTCCTGGCGGAGTACATGAGCTATGCCCCCGCCGTCGAACCGGCCGACTTCGACGTGTGTCCGGTCATGCTCACGCAACCCGACGAGGACCAGTGGACTCCCTACGAGTTCAGTAAGCCGGTGCTCGAGCCCATCACCCAGGTGCCGGTGACGGTAGTTCCCCTGGAACGGGCCGGGCACTATCCGCTGGAAGATCCGGGACTCAAGCAACTGGAAGATGCCGCCGTCGGGTTCATCCGTGCGGTGGCCGGCTGAGCCGACGTCACGAATACACCAGCGCCGCAACATGGTCGGCCAGTTCGGGTACGGGCAGCCGGCCATCCAATTCCATCGAGGCGCTCTCGCGTAACAGCGGTTCTATCGCCTCGGTGTTCTGCGCTATCTCGTCCTGCTCGGCCCTGGTTCGCCCGTACGGATTACCGGAGCGTGAGCTGACCCGCGCGATCGCCACCGACAACGGCACACTGAGCAGCACCACGTGGGCGAATCTGTCATAAAAGTCCACCTGGTTGTCGACGGTGCCGGAAACAACAACCTCGGCATGCTGATCCAGCAGCTCCGACATCCGGCCCGCATCCCACCTACCGTCGGCCAAAGTCCAGCCGTCGTAGTCGGTGTCCACCGTGCGCATACCGCGCCGTGCCAGCTCCTGTAACAGCGTGGTCTTGCCCGTCCCCGACATGCCCGTCACCAATACCCGCGCCACATCTGAACCATATGCGGTGGCGGCTCGTTGACAGCAGGAGAAGAGTGGAGCCAACGGGAGGCGACGATGGAGCAAGCAGCACGACGGGTCATCGCGGGACTGGTCGCCGCGGCGGCCGCGCTCGCTGCCGGACAACTGACCGCCACCGCCGTCGCGCCCGATTCCGCACCGTTCTACGCGGTCGGGAACACGGTCGTGGATCACACCCCGGCGGCTGTTCGCGAATGGGTCATCGGCGTCTTCGGCACCTCCGACAAGGCGGTGCTGTTTGTCTGTCTATCCGCGATCATCGCTCTGCTCGCCGCGGCCGCAGGCCTGGCCGAGGGTGAACGACGTTACGGCTCCGTTCTCATCGGCATGCTCGGAGCGGCCGGGGCCGTCGCCGCGGCGACTCGCCCGGCGGGGGGATTCACCTGGATCTGGCCCTCGGTGATCGCCGCCGTGGCGGGAGTGCTGGTGCTGCGCGCACTGGTCAACCGCACGCAGGGCCAGGAAGCGCCGGACCGCCGCAGATTCTTCGGAACGGCAGCGGTTTTCGCGATCGGATCAGCAGGTGTCTATTGGCTCGGCAGCCGCTGGAGCAAGGGTGCCGTCATCGCCGAGGAACGCCGGGACGCCGCATTGCCCGCACCTGTCGCGCCGGCCCCTCCCCTGCCCGACGGCATCAACGTCAAGGGCGCGGCCCCGTTCATCACGAGCAATGCGGACTTCTACCGCATCGACACCGCGTTGCGGGTGCCTCAGGTGACCACGTCCGAGTGGCAGCTCAACATTCACGGCATGGTCGACCGTCCGCGCACCCTGACGTGGGCCGACCTGAACGCCATGGCCGCGACCCAACGAGCCGTCACTCTCACATGTGTCTCCAACGAAATCGGCGGAGATCTCATCGGCAACGCGATCTGGACCGGCTTTCCCATCAAACCGATTTTGGAATCGGTTGGGGTGCACCCGGATGCGGACATGCTGTTGTCGAAGAGCGCCGACGGCTGGACGGCCGGTACCCCGCTGCAGGTGCTGACCGACGGCCGCGACGCCATTCTCGCCACCGCGATGAATGGCACACCGTTGCCCGTCGAGCACGGCTACCCCGTCCGGCAGGTGGTGCCCGGATTGTATGGGTATGTGTCGGCGACCAAATGGGTTGTCGACTGGGAGATCACACGCTTCGACAAGGCCGATGCGTACTGGACCGTCCGCGGCTGGTCGGCGCGCGGGCCCATCAAGACGGGCTGCCGCATCGACACGCCCCGGACCGGCGAGCGCCTGGGCACCGGCACGCAGGTCGTGGCGGGAACGGCCTGGGCACAACACCGCGGTATCACCCGGGTGGAAGTGCGGATTGACGACGGCCCGTGGCAGCCGGCCCGGCTGGCCCCGGAGTATTCGGTCGACACCTGGCGGCAGTGGTGGTTCGGCTGGCACGCGACACCGGGCGAGCACATCATCACCGCGCGGGCTACCGATGGCACCGGAGCGGTGCAGACCGATCAGATCGCCTCGCCGGTTCCCGACGGGGCAACGGGCTATCCGAAACGGCTTGTGACGGTGGCGGCCTAAAAATTAGGTAGCCCCGCGCCGCCGTCGGGTCGGGGGGTCGGACGGTGGCGCGAGGCTACCCATGTATCGACACCCACTCCAGGAGCGTTACAGCTCCCCGGAAAAAACTTGAAACTTTTTTTGGGGCCGCCCCGAGAATGCCAAAACCCCCGGTCATCGGCTTGATGCCGACGACCGGGGGCCTGGATTAGCGATCTAAACGACTCAGGCTTCCAGGATGGCGGTCACGCCCTGGCCGCCCGCGGCGCACACCGAGATGAGCCCGCGGTACGTACCGGTCCCGCCGTTTTCCTTCTTCTTCTCCGCGAGTTGCTTGGCCAGCTGCGCCACGATGCGCCCACCGGTGGCCGCGAATGGGTGGCCGGCGGCCAGTGAGGAACCATTGACGTTGAGTTTGGAGCGGTCGATCGCACCCAACGGCTTGTCCAGGCCGAGGCGCTCCTTGCAGTAGTCCGCCGACTCCCACGCCTGCAGCGTCGCGAGCACCACCGAGGCGAAGGCCTCGTGGATTTCGTAGAAGTCGAAGTCCTGCAGGGTCAAGCCGTTACGGGCCAGCAGACGCGGCACCGCGTAGGTCGGGGCCATCAGCAGACCGTCGGGGCCGTTGATGTAGTCCACGGCCGCGGTCTCACCGTCGACGAAGTAGGCCAGCACCGGCAGACCGCGCTCGGCGGCCCACTCCTCGCTGGACAGCAGCGCCACCGAGGCACCATCGGTCAGCGGGGTGGAGTTACCCGCGGTCATAGTGGCGTCGCCATGCTTCACGCCGAACACCGGCTTCAACGTGGCCAGCTTCTCGACGCTCGAATTCGGGCGCAGGTTGTCATCGCGGTACAGGCCCAGGAACGGGCTGATCAGGTCGTCGAAGAAGCCGCGGTCGTAGGCGGCGGCCATCTTCTGGTGGCTGGCGGCGGCCAGGGCGTCCTGGTCGGTGCGCTTGACGCCCATTTGCTTGGCGGTGATGGCGGCGTGCTCGCCCATGGACAGCCCGGTGCGGGGCTCACCGTTCTGCGGGATGTCCACACCCAGGGCGGCAGGGAGCTTGCCGAGCAGCTTGAGGCGGGTCACGTTGTCCTTGGCGCGCCGGATCGCCAGCAAGGTGTGGCGAAGATCATCACCGAAGTTGATGGGCGCGTCGGAGGTGGTGTCCACACCACCGGCCAGCACCGACTCGTACCGGCCCAGTGCAATGCCGTCGGCGCCCACGATGGCCGCCTGCAGACCCGTGCCGCAGGCCTGCTGCAGATCAAAGGCCTGGGTGTACGGCGAGAGCGGGCTGCCCAGCACCGATTCGCGGGTGAGATTGAAATCACGGCTCAGCTTGAGCACAGCGCCAGCGATGACGGCGCCCAGGCGCTCGCCCTTGAGGTTGAAACGATCAGACGCCCCGGTGATGGCGGCGGTCAACATGTCCTGGTTGGAGGCATTCGCGTAGGCGCCGTCCGAGCGTGCGAAGGGGATGCGGTTACCACCGAGAACCGCGACGCGGCGGCGACCTTGCGAAGCGTCTGACTTGCGAGCCGGGCTAGTTGCCACTTGTCTCTCCACTGTTGAGGGGGCAGGATTACCGAGCATTCTTACTCTGGAGTAAGTTCTTTGTCGAATTCACCCTAGACCAATTACGAAGGACGGCACATGTCCCCCAAGCTCACTGACGACCTCTACGCGCTGCTGGTCAACTCCGGGCCCGGAAACCTGCTCGCCGGCCGCCTGGGTATCCCGCAGCCCGAGAAGCTGCGCCGCTACAAGAAGGGTCAGCCCGCGCTGGCCGGGCCCGTGCTGATCGGTGGCGAGGGCCGCCTCGCCGAGCCGCTGCGCGCTGCCCTGGCCGACGACTACGAGGTGGTTTCCAACAACCTCGGCGGCCGTTGGGCCGACAAGTTCGGCGCCCTGGTCTTCGATGCCACCGGTATCACCACCCCGGCAGAGCTCAAGGCCCTGCACGAGTTCTTCACCCCGCTGCTGCGCAATGTCGGCGCGTCGGGTCGCCTGCTCGTCATCGGCACCACCCCGGACAAGGCCGCCACCACCGACGAGCGCATCGCCCAGCGCGCACTGGAGGGCTTCACCCGCTCGCTGGCCAAGGAGTTCGGCAACGGCGCCACCGTGCAGCTGGTGTACCTGCACCCCGACGCCAAGACCGGTGCCACCGGCCTGGAGTCGACCGTCCGCTTCATCCTGTCGGCCAAGTCCACCTATGTGGACGGCCAGGTGTTCTACGTTGGTGCCGACGATTCCACCCCGCCCGCCGACTGGGACAAGCCGCTGGCCGGCAAGGTCGCCATCGTCACCGGCGCCGCCCGCGGTATCGGTGAGACCATCGCCGAGGTGTTCGCCCGTGACGGCGCGGCCGTCGTCGCGATCGACATGCCGTCGGACGATCTGACCGCCGTCGCCCAGAAGGTCGGCGGCACCGCCCTGGCATTGGACGTCACCGCGGCTGACGCGATCGACCAGATCACCGCGCACCTCAAGGAGCACCACGGCGGCAAGGCCGACATCCTGGTCAACAACGCCGGCATCACCCGCGACAAGCTGCTCAAGAACATGGACGACGCCCGCTGGGACTCGGTGATCGCCGTCAATCTGCTTGCCCCGCAGCGCCTTACCGAGGGGCTCATCGAAAACGGCACCATCGGAACGGGCGGGCGGGTCATCGGCCTGGCCTCTATCGCAGGCATCGCCGGTAACCGCGGCCAGACCAACTACGGCGCCACCAAGGCCGGCATGATCGGCATCACCCAGGCGCTCGCTCCGTCGCTGGCCGAGAAGGGCATCACCATCAACGCCGTCGCGCCGGGCTTCATCGAGACCAAGATGACTGCCGCCATCCCGCTGGCCAACCGCGAGGTGGGTCGCCGCATCAACTCGCTGAACCAGGGTGGCGAGCCCGTGGATGTGGCCGAGACCATCGCCTACTTCGCCAGCCCCGCTTCGAACGCGGTGACCGGCAACGTGGTTCGCGTCTGCGGCCAGTCGTGGCTGGGGGCCTGACATGGCTCAGCCGTCCGGGCTTCAGAACATGGTGATGGCGGCAGTGGGTGCACTGCCGTTCATCCCGCGCCCCTCCACGCTGCCCACCCGTGTGGTGCGCACCCACGGCGTGAAGATCGACCCCGCGAATGTGGCCGCCTACGCGCAGGTGACCGGGCTGACCTTCTCCGACAAGGTGCCGGTGACCTATCCGTTCACCCTGCAGTTCCCATCGGTGATGTCGTTGGTCGCGAGCCTGGACTTCCCGTTCCCGGCAATCGGCACGGTGCACCTGGAGAACCACATCACCCAGCACCGCGCCATCACCGCGACCGACACCGTCGA
Coding sequences within:
- a CDS encoding 3-oxoacyl-ACP reductase; this translates as MSPKLTDDLYALLVNSGPGNLLAGRLGIPQPEKLRRYKKGQPALAGPVLIGGEGRLAEPLRAALADDYEVVSNNLGGRWADKFGALVFDATGITTPAELKALHEFFTPLLRNVGASGRLLVIGTTPDKAATTDERIAQRALEGFTRSLAKEFGNGATVQLVYLHPDAKTGATGLESTVRFILSAKSTYVDGQVFYVGADDSTPPADWDKPLAGKVAIVTGAARGIGETIAEVFARDGAAVVAIDMPSDDLTAVAQKVGGTALALDVTAADAIDQITAHLKEHHGGKADILVNNAGITRDKLLKNMDDARWDSVIAVNLLAPQRLTEGLIENGTIGTGGRVIGLASIAGIAGNRGQTNYGATKAGMIGITQALAPSLAEKGITINAVAPGFIETKMTAAIPLANREVGRRINSLNQGGEPVDVAETIAYFASPASNAVTGNVVRVCGQSWLGA